In one Magallana gigas chromosome 9, xbMagGiga1.1, whole genome shotgun sequence genomic region, the following are encoded:
- the LOC117692233 gene encoding toll-like receptor 2: MGWNKTKCMMVRQLFVSIVLMCRVTAMLTQNCSISYNVDDCGNKGLLWNCSGSNISKMPTVLPPELENSNTALDISYNQFTSLTKDTFEAIAAYSKVTSVILHHNNITKISKMVFQKMSILCSLDISNVHLKVNDINAEAFSNLNELQFLQIHQNDFHKAKNPRYPGIQLSKLRSLKYLKIDIFNGFQFQKPFENLSKLSKLEFNTIGEFKIANTSFEGLKLSPLRSLDMKFRNHVDCDVSEDLFCSFPYLDTNIEINFGGKCSIYAALRSLKCLQYRVIQKIDISANVQVFESDIVNISDKSFKYLFNICVSELILDYDAIIYLHLHLYRTTFWTCLNKLSLRSNRIQYVSMETIFALLTLPRLLEINACCNSRPPDTELFNIHSQQRYQNITININLPKSLIVLDYSYNYIHNQHYIRWYLLVTLIGENLRILNLQKTNFPLQFEHIFNFPSLRILNLSENNFTNIHPNIFQRVRNLRQLSAANVHLDLTNILIAEGLFKNLKCLTKLDLSRNGLAFLPQSLLRDQKQSLTEINLDHNMFSSIYDSLIQLENLNNLYLRYNLISKISEKDQRHFESLKNLSIYIGGNPISCACLNIQSLKWMKDHQNSFPDLGNVLCLENNHHVGHLFNDEIWRTFELDCQSKDWLIFSTVLLFLTILAFTSIVAIKNYRVHLEYVILRLKKQWKGIPLRKSEEEFLFDVYVSYSESDYVWVRDKLCPNLEDLNVKSWITDMNSTPGRWVLEGIVNRINECRKVMFVVSESFLDMEWSSYAVKTAITHAFHNQRQGFIVVLIKDGVALEKLPDELKNIWWCIEHFRWPEEESNEVILKKLTKALKSDLTF; this comes from the coding sequence GTAGAGTAACAGCAATGTTGAcacaaaattgttcaatatcatACAATGTTGACGATTGTGGAAATAAGGGATTGCTGTGGAACTGCAGTGGATCAAACATCTCCAAAATGCCAACGGTGTTACCTCCTGAATTGGAAAATAGCAATACTGCGTTGGATATATCGTACAATCAATTCACTTCTCTAACAAAAGATACATTTGAAGCAATAGCGGCTTACTCCAAGGTGACGTCTGTCATTCTTCACCACAATAACATaaccaaaatttcaaagatGGTCTTTCAAAAAATGTCAATCTTATGCAGTTTGGATATTTCTAATGTACATCTTAAAGTCAATGACATTAATGCCGAAGCCTTTTCTAATCTTAACGAACTCCAGTTTCttcaaattcatcaaaatgattttcataaGGCGAAAAATCCAAGATATCCTGGTATTCAGCTTTCCAAACTTCGTTcacttaaatatttgaaaattgacatttttaatgGATTTCAGTTTCAAAAACCGTTTGAAAATCTTTCCAAATTATCCAAATTAGAATTCAATACCATAGGTGAATTTAAAATAGCCAATACTTCTTTCGAGGGTCTTAAGCTCTCCCCACTCCGCAGCCTCGATATGAAGTTTAGAAATCATGTGGACTGTGACGTTTCGGAAGATCTATTTTGCTCGTTTCCGTACTTAGACACAAATATCGAAATAAATTTTGGCGGCAAGTGCAGTATTTATGCAGCATTAAGATCACTCAAATGTTTACAATATCGTGTAATCCAAAAAATCGATATAAGTGcaaatgttcaagtttttgaatCAGACATAGTTAATATAAGCGATAAGAGCTTTAAAtacctttttaatatttgtgtgaGTGAGCTCATATTAGATTACGACGCAATTATCTATCTTCATTTACATCTTTATAGAACTACATTTTGGACTTGTCTAAATAAATTAAGTCTTAGGTCTAATAGAATCCAGTATGTTTCTATGGAGACTATATTTGCTTTATTGACTTTGCCACGTCTGCTTGAAATAAACGCTTGTTGCAATTCCCGGCCACCTGACACAGAATTATTTAACATCCACAGTCAACAAAGATATCAGAATATTACTATTAACATTAATCTGCCAAAAAGTCTTATAGTTTTGGACTATTCTTACAATTACATTCACAATCAGCATTATATAAGATGGTATTTACTTGTAACGCTTATAGGGGAAAATTTGCGCATACTGAATCTTCAAAAAACTAATTTTCCTCTACAGTTTGAACATATCTTTAATTTTCCGTCCTTAAGAATTCTTAATTTATCTGAAAATAACTTTACAAATATTCATCCCAATATATTTCAAAGAGTAAGAAATCTTCGCCAGTTATCCGCAGCAAATGTTCACTTAGACCTGACTAACATTTTGATTGCCGAaggtttgtttaaaaatctcaaatgtTTGACAAAACTTGATCTATCTCGAAATGGCTTAGCCTTTTTACCGCAGTCTCTACTAAGAGAccaaaaacaatctttaacaGAAATTAATCTAGATCATAATATGTTTTCTTCCATCTACGATTCCTTAATCCAGTTGGAGAATTTGAACAATCTCTATCTTCGATACAACTTGATATCAAAGATTTCGGAGAAGGACCAAAGACATTTTGAATCATTGAAAAATCTGTCGATCTATATTGGAGGAAATCCAATTTCTTGTGCATGCTTAAACATCCAGTCTTTGAAATGGATGAAAGATCACCAAAATTCGTTTCCAGATCTTGGCAACGTTCTATGTTTGGAAAACAACCACCATGTTGGTCATTTATTCAACGATGAAATATGGCGGACATTCGAACTAGACTGCCAGTCAAAAGATTGGCTCATATTTTCTACCGTATTGCTGTTTTTGACAATATTAGCATTCACAAGTATTGTTGCGATCAAAAACTACCGTGTCCATCTAGAATATGTAATTCTTAGACTGAAAAAACAATGGAAAGGTATACCTTTACGAAAAAGTGAAGAGGAGTTTTTGTTTGATGTGTATGTATCATACAGTGAATCGGACTACGTATGGGTCAGAGATAAACTTTGTCCAAATCTAGAGGATTTAAACGTAAAGTCATGGATAACTGATATGAATTCCACTCCAGGCCGCTGGGTATTAGAAGGAATTGTGAATCGTATTAACGAGTGCAGGAAAGTAATGTTTGTTGTAAGTGAAAGTTTTTTGGACATGGAGTGGTCTTCGTATGCTGTTAAAACAGCCATCACCCATGCTTTCCATAATCAACGACAGGGGTTTATTGTGGTTTTGATAAAAGATGGAGTTGCTCTTGAAAAGCTCCCAGATGAACTGAAAAACATATGGTGGTGCATTGAACACTTTAGATGGCCAGAAGAGGAAAGTAACGAAGTTATACTCAAGAAACTGACTAAAGCACTTAAATCCGATTTAACTTTTTGA